A window of Candidatus Xiphinematobacter sp. Idaho Grape contains these coding sequences:
- the typA gene encoding translational GTPase TypA, which translates to MEDIRNVAIIAHVDHGKTTLIDQLLLQSGTFRPNQKMDKRVMDFMEIEREKGITICSKNAALRWKNFLINIVDTPGHADFGGEVERVMQTVDGVLLVVDAHDGPQAQTRFVLRKALTHNLKPIVVINKVDRENARPHKVLDMVFELFLELDVTDEQLDFPHVYTSAKIGFAKRELDHSSTDMGPLFEAIVRYIPPPHPSARSYFQFLVASLGHSDYLGRVAYGRVASGKIRVGKPVFRLCRDGRCLQGNVTALFEYKGLERMQIQEALEGHIVGLAGFEDVRIGETITELEDGCALAFVDIDPLTISMRISVNDSPMAGREGKFLTARHIHERLVRETRVNVSLKMLDTGMAGHFEIQARGEMQVAVLAEQMRREGYELILSRPEAVYQKSADNLLEPFETVHVDIPLESLGGILRSFSRRKAEVVKMQHHPNSVCIEAVLPTRGLIGLKTELVSLTRGRGVITHLFKEYSSHKGEIPIQRSGGALISMEAGISTGYALSNIQERGRLFIGPQEDIYIGMIVGEHSRPDDITVNPCKVKHLTNMRSQGEGRGLRLDPPIKMDLERALEFIGPDEYVEVTPRSLRLRKKSLGLSHP; encoded by the coding sequence ATGGAAGACATCCGGAACGTTGCGATTATTGCCCATGTCGATCACGGTAAGACCACTTTGATTGACCAGCTCCTTCTGCAATCAGGTACCTTTCGTCCTAATCAGAAAATGGACAAACGGGTTATGGATTTTATGGAGATTGAAAGGGAGAAGGGGATCACAATTTGTTCCAAAAATGCTGCCCTTCGCTGGAAAAATTTCCTTATCAATATCGTGGATACTCCAGGCCATGCTGACTTCGGTGGAGAGGTAGAGCGTGTTATGCAAACAGTAGACGGTGTCCTTCTAGTAGTGGATGCCCACGATGGCCCACAGGCTCAGACAAGGTTCGTGCTTCGTAAGGCGCTTACCCACAACCTAAAGCCCATTGTCGTCATAAACAAGGTTGACCGGGAAAATGCGCGTCCTCATAAGGTGTTAGATATGGTTTTCGAGTTGTTTTTGGAACTTGATGTAACTGACGAACAGCTGGATTTTCCTCACGTATATACGAGCGCCAAAATAGGATTTGCCAAAAGAGAATTAGACCACTCCTCCACTGATATGGGACCTCTCTTTGAGGCAATCGTTCGATATATCCCACCCCCTCATCCTTCAGCCAGAAGCTATTTCCAGTTCTTGGTTGCTAGTTTAGGTCACAGCGACTACCTAGGTAGGGTTGCTTACGGGCGTGTGGCTAGTGGTAAAATCCGTGTAGGGAAGCCCGTGTTTCGTCTTTGTCGGGATGGGCGCTGCCTACAAGGGAATGTCACTGCTCTCTTTGAATACAAAGGTCTGGAAAGAATGCAAATCCAGGAGGCTCTGGAGGGTCACATTGTAGGCCTTGCAGGTTTTGAAGATGTCCGTATTGGGGAAACTATTACTGAGTTAGAGGACGGCTGTGCTTTAGCTTTTGTAGATATTGACCCTCTTACCATCAGCATGCGAATCAGCGTTAACGATTCCCCTATGGCAGGTAGGGAAGGTAAATTTCTCACTGCCAGGCATATCCATGAGCGGCTCGTACGCGAAACTCGCGTAAATGTCTCCCTAAAAATGTTAGACACAGGGATGGCTGGACACTTTGAAATTCAGGCCAGAGGAGAGATGCAGGTTGCCGTGTTGGCTGAACAAATGCGTCGGGAGGGTTACGAGCTGATACTTTCAAGACCAGAAGCCGTCTACCAAAAGTCTGCGGACAACCTACTCGAGCCATTTGAGACTGTCCATGTAGACATCCCCTTGGAAAGTCTTGGAGGTATTCTTAGATCTTTTTCTCGCCGGAAGGCCGAAGTTGTTAAAATGCAGCATCATCCCAATTCTGTTTGCATTGAAGCTGTACTCCCGACTCGGGGACTGATTGGCCTTAAAACAGAGCTCGTTTCCCTTACCAGAGGACGTGGCGTGATAACTCACCTTTTTAAGGAGTACAGCTCCCACAAGGGAGAGATCCCTATCCAAAGAAGCGGCGGGGCGCTCATCTCTATGGAAGCTGGGATCTCTACCGGCTACGCGCTTAGCAACATTCAAGAACGTGGAAGACTCTTTATTGGACCACAAGAGGACATTTACATTGGTATGATAGTAGGAGAGCACTCCAGACCCGATGACATTACAGTCAACCCTTGTAAGGTAAAACACTTGACTAACATGCGAAGTCAAGGCGAAGGGAGAGGTCTCCGGCTTGATCCCCCAATAAAAATGGACCTGGAACGGGCTCTCGAATTCATTGGTCCTGATGAATACGTGGAAGTAACCCCAAGATCTCTTCGCCTTCGTAAGAAATCCTTGGGTCTATCTCATCCGTGA
- the ispG gene encoding (E)-4-hydroxy-3-methylbut-2-enyl-diphosphate synthase encodes MKAFPAFYYQKRPTREVSVGQVTIGGGYPLCIQSMITAGTMDTEASVREAMELAAAGSQIVRITAPTVREAHNLRSIKSKLLTRGCTIPLVADIHFKPGAALEAAKWVEKVRINPGNYADSKKFSVREYTNEEYRMELVRVGQLFEPLVAFCKARGIAMRIGVNHGSLSDRIMSRYGDTPLGMVESAMEFANIARGLGYHNFVFSMKASSPRMMIAANRLLVTRLSAVGLDYPLHLGVTEAGDGEDGRIKSAIGIGSLLYDGIGDTVRVSLTEDSVHEIHFAKALVNPFLSKKDEVSSLGDFPPSFDYFSYCRRAAHRIFVHGVPVGGEEPIRVFTSEGKWNVLRERLPQMGEYQPEIVLGNSGIIKSVDPRDQRAIEALCEETAPRLVTVADGIDLSPIRAFRLLAARIPAYHPILLKDTLFPALVKRDPLSSLLEASIHIGSLVCDGIGNAILVQGEQESEQSVRLAYNILQASGARVFKTDYVACPSCGRTLFNLQQITSHVKAATSHLKGVRIAIMGCIVNGPGEMADADFGYVGGAPGKVNLYVGKTPVKFNIPEKEAVSCLVDLIRKHGKWVEPSS; translated from the coding sequence ATGAAGGCGTTTCCCGCTTTCTACTACCAGAAACGGCCCACACGAGAGGTCAGTGTGGGTCAAGTGACCATTGGGGGAGGGTATCCTCTCTGTATTCAGTCTATGATTACGGCTGGTACCATGGATACTGAGGCTTCTGTGCGGGAAGCTATGGAACTAGCTGCAGCTGGTTCTCAGATAGTGAGAATTACAGCTCCTACAGTCAGGGAGGCGCATAACCTCAGATCAATTAAGAGCAAGCTCTTAACTAGAGGATGTACCATCCCGCTAGTAGCCGATATTCACTTTAAACCTGGAGCAGCCTTGGAGGCCGCTAAATGGGTAGAAAAAGTTCGCATTAATCCAGGTAACTACGCAGATTCAAAGAAGTTTTCTGTTCGAGAATACACTAACGAGGAGTATAGGATGGAGTTGGTGCGAGTTGGGCAGCTGTTTGAGCCTCTTGTTGCATTCTGCAAAGCACGTGGGATTGCCATGCGTATCGGCGTTAACCATGGATCACTAAGTGATCGTATCATGAGCCGCTATGGTGATACTCCTCTTGGAATGGTAGAGAGTGCTATGGAGTTTGCAAACATTGCTCGGGGGCTTGGCTATCACAACTTTGTCTTTTCTATGAAGGCGTCCAGTCCTAGAATGATGATCGCTGCCAACCGTCTCCTCGTCACACGGCTTTCTGCAGTGGGGCTGGATTACCCCCTTCATTTAGGAGTTACAGAGGCTGGAGATGGAGAAGATGGGCGCATTAAAAGTGCTATTGGCATTGGCAGTCTCCTTTACGATGGAATTGGAGATACTGTTCGTGTTTCCCTGACGGAGGATAGCGTCCATGAGATCCACTTTGCCAAAGCATTGGTTAATCCTTTTCTTTCCAAGAAAGATGAGGTCTCCTCTCTTGGAGACTTTCCGCCATCCTTTGATTACTTTTCTTACTGTAGGCGGGCCGCGCACCGTATCTTTGTTCATGGCGTTCCTGTGGGTGGAGAAGAGCCTATTCGAGTTTTTACCAGTGAGGGGAAGTGGAATGTTCTTAGAGAACGGCTCCCTCAGATGGGAGAATACCAGCCAGAGATTGTGCTTGGGAATTCCGGGATAATAAAGAGCGTAGATCCAAGAGATCAGCGTGCCATAGAGGCCCTTTGTGAAGAAACTGCCCCCAGACTTGTCACCGTTGCGGATGGCATCGACCTATCTCCCATCAGGGCTTTTCGTCTACTTGCCGCACGCATTCCGGCGTATCATCCTATCCTTTTAAAGGACACACTTTTTCCTGCTCTGGTCAAGCGTGATCCTCTCTCTTCCCTCTTGGAGGCATCTATACATATAGGTTCCCTGGTTTGTGACGGTATTGGCAATGCTATCCTTGTTCAAGGAGAACAAGAGTCCGAACAATCCGTACGGCTTGCCTACAATATTCTTCAAGCATCCGGAGCAAGGGTATTTAAGACAGACTATGTAGCTTGTCCTTCTTGCGGACGCACTCTTTTTAATCTCCAGCAGATAACATCGCACGTTAAGGCTGCAACCTCACACCTTAAGGGTGTACGGATTGCCATCATGGGGTGTATCGTTAACGGACCCGGAGAAATGGCTGATGCAGACTTCGGGTATGTAGGTGGTGCCCCTGGTAAGGTCAACCTTTACGTTGGGAAGACCCCAGTTAAGTTTAACATCCCCGAGAAGGAGGCTGTAAGTTGTCTCGTGGATTTAATTCGCAAACATGGTAAGTGGGTGGAACCGTCTTCTTAA